A genomic window from Planococcus rifietoensis includes:
- a CDS encoding VanZ family protein, whose translation MEERQERKGFGRMKKQLLAWLWPVLWMVLIFTLSHQPAGVSGGISSEIVRQVFEAIVRFVPVEFETLHTLFRKSAHFFAYLVLGLLFVRALLKNGMAFGRALLWAFALSALYAASDEFHQLFIPGRSGEIRDVLIDSAGAATGLLCYWLFAKNKWQHEKKAETSW comes from the coding sequence ATGGAAGAACGACAAGAAAGAAAAGGATTTGGCAGGATGAAAAAGCAATTGCTGGCCTGGCTTTGGCCGGTCTTATGGATGGTTCTTATATTTACTTTATCGCATCAGCCAGCGGGGGTATCCGGCGGCATCAGTTCGGAAATCGTCCGGCAAGTGTTTGAAGCCATCGTTAGGTTCGTTCCCGTGGAATTCGAAACGCTTCATACGCTGTTCCGCAAAAGCGCCCATTTCTTCGCGTATCTCGTACTCGGGCTATTGTTTGTGAGGGCGTTGTTGAAAAATGGCATGGCCTTTGGGCGGGCGCTATTGTGGGCATTTGCCTTGAGCGCGCTGTACGCAGCGTCCGATGAATTCCACCAATTATTCATTCCCGGACGCAGCGGCGAAATCCGCGATGTCTTGATCGACAGTGCCGGAGCAGCGACAGGCTTGTTGTGCTACTGGCTATTCGCAAAAAATAAATGGCAACACGAGAAAAAGGCCGAAACCAGTTGGTAA
- a CDS encoding cell wall-binding repeat-containing protein — translation MKQVKIGVGIALLAAAGGTGLFTHEALAAETEYRELVKLPSGVKAGELSVVDKQIIAVLENQLEAQAIVSYDAAGKELWRKELKGAHYAIGNRAFVVISGNEVSVHDLTDGKETGAFTLADGFRMSGSGASVALESGHVIITGNLGARLLVHKLDGTPVADVTGGDLRQAVISNGHLMYFDGSTLHGRALSGGKEWQSTNVLEPYAVQDGIIYYIKAPNEEQMMPTLIARSLDNERVVYEKALPETQEVRLAGTDADGAIVEFVDSGEWVFLNARGSERLRQPIRSASFRALENRYRPVVTESALSHQQQSDHRLLLLQEQGTSALGNPYHLGALQVTAPNGGFNKVLEHSVEAAALSPSGGAVVLGGGSLKFYDAKGNQVAQEGVPSGSELLASVDDTVYVYGGSGIASYSGEPEPKAAAVTKISGENGFETAALLSEAVWDSAETVVLATGEGFADALSGAPLAYLEGGPLLFTEKGRLNEFAKAEIERLGATNAIVLGSAPVISDAQLNALSIMGVETERIGGANRYETAALVSERIDSEGAVVADGTTFKDVSLASVFAAQNQYPILLSQGSRMPRETTEAMAGRSDIVLAADRLSIEARTKEEDAERRVAVLAPASNFTDALSAANAAARRNASLYLVGKDGLTNELKQQLEQYQSFLVVDSEQLIDAEMVRSLEALVD, via the coding sequence ATGAAACAGGTCAAGATCGGGGTAGGCATCGCCTTGCTCGCTGCAGCAGGAGGGACAGGTCTCTTCACGCACGAAGCGCTCGCGGCTGAAACCGAATACCGGGAGCTGGTCAAGCTGCCTAGCGGTGTCAAAGCGGGCGAGCTTTCAGTTGTGGATAAACAAATCATAGCGGTGCTCGAGAATCAGCTGGAAGCGCAGGCGATCGTCAGTTATGACGCGGCGGGCAAGGAATTATGGCGCAAGGAACTGAAGGGTGCGCATTATGCAATCGGCAATCGGGCGTTTGTCGTCATTTCCGGAAATGAAGTGTCGGTACATGATTTAACGGATGGCAAAGAAACAGGGGCATTTACGCTAGCAGACGGCTTTCGCATGAGCGGTTCGGGAGCGTCTGTCGCTCTTGAGTCGGGACATGTGATCATTACTGGAAATCTCGGCGCACGGCTGCTTGTGCATAAACTCGATGGCACGCCGGTCGCGGATGTGACGGGCGGTGATTTGCGCCAAGCGGTCATTTCCAATGGGCATCTGATGTATTTCGACGGCTCGACGCTCCATGGCCGTGCGCTGTCAGGCGGTAAGGAGTGGCAATCGACTAATGTGCTGGAACCTTATGCCGTACAGGATGGCATCATCTACTATATTAAAGCACCAAACGAAGAGCAGATGATGCCGACATTGATTGCGCGGTCGCTCGACAACGAACGGGTCGTGTATGAGAAAGCCTTGCCCGAGACGCAAGAGGTGCGGTTGGCGGGAACCGACGCGGACGGTGCGATTGTCGAATTTGTGGATTCCGGGGAATGGGTATTTTTAAATGCCAGAGGAAGCGAGCGCTTGCGCCAGCCGATTCGCTCAGCTTCGTTCCGCGCGCTTGAGAACCGCTACCGGCCGGTCGTGACCGAATCCGCTCTGAGCCACCAGCAGCAAAGCGATCACCGTCTGCTATTGCTTCAAGAACAAGGGACGAGTGCGCTCGGCAATCCGTATCATCTTGGCGCCTTGCAAGTGACCGCACCAAACGGAGGATTCAATAAAGTGCTGGAGCATTCCGTGGAAGCGGCGGCGCTGTCCCCTTCCGGCGGTGCTGTGGTGCTCGGCGGCGGGAGCTTGAAATTCTATGATGCAAAAGGCAATCAAGTGGCGCAGGAGGGCGTGCCCTCAGGCAGTGAACTGCTCGCTTCTGTCGACGACACCGTGTATGTCTATGGCGGCAGCGGCATTGCATCGTATAGCGGAGAACCCGAACCGAAAGCGGCAGCGGTGACGAAAATCAGCGGTGAAAATGGCTTTGAGACGGCGGCGTTATTGTCGGAAGCGGTATGGGATTCAGCAGAGACGGTCGTGCTCGCAACAGGTGAAGGCTTTGCGGACGCCTTGTCCGGGGCACCTCTCGCTTATTTGGAAGGCGGACCGTTATTGTTTACGGAAAAAGGCCGTTTGAATGAATTCGCGAAAGCGGAGATTGAACGGCTCGGGGCAACGAACGCCATCGTCCTTGGCAGCGCACCGGTCATTTCGGATGCGCAATTGAACGCATTATCGATAATGGGTGTGGAAACGGAGCGCATCGGCGGCGCCAATCGCTATGAAACAGCGGCACTTGTTTCTGAGCGCATCGATTCGGAGGGGGCAGTCGTTGCGGATGGCACGACGTTCAAAGATGTGTCCCTCGCGTCCGTCTTTGCGGCGCAGAATCAATACCCGATTTTATTGTCGCAAGGCAGCCGCATGCCGCGTGAAACGACCGAAGCGATGGCAGGGCGCAGCGATATTGTGCTGGCCGCTGACCGCTTGTCGATCGAAGCGCGCACGAAAGAGGAAGACGCTGAACGCCGCGTAGCCGTTTTGGCGCCGGCATCGAATTTCACCGATGCCTTGTCTGCGGCGAATGCAGCGGCACGGCGCAACGCTTCGCTGTATTTGGTCGGCAAAGATGGATTGACGAATGAACTGAAACAGCAGCTGGAACAATATCAATCGTTTCTGGTCGTCGATTCGGAACAACTCATTGATGCAGAAATGGTCCGTTCACTTGAAGCGCTTGTCGATTGA
- a CDS encoding PH domain-containing protein → MTFHSKIDSFFIRFLLAAILIIATVSFVPLLFEDAPFSAFVIVTATFLLTTALILWITFAIRYVFLDHHLLVKAGPFRSRIPYESILKVAPTRDIFTGYRLLSSRDALELINNKTMFGTVKISPENQHSFIEELKKRCPDLKIDGRLS, encoded by the coding sequence ATGACTTTCCATTCGAAAATCGATTCCTTCTTTATCCGTTTCCTCCTGGCGGCAATCCTGATCATTGCCACTGTTTCGTTTGTTCCGCTACTGTTCGAGGATGCACCGTTTTCAGCTTTCGTAATCGTCACGGCTACATTCCTCCTGACCACCGCTCTCATCTTATGGATCACGTTCGCTATCCGTTACGTCTTTCTAGACCATCATCTGCTCGTGAAAGCCGGCCCTTTCAGAAGCCGCATCCCGTACGAAAGCATCTTGAAAGTTGCCCCGACTCGCGATATTTTCACCGGCTACCGCCTATTGTCGTCCCGTGATGCGCTGGAACTGATCAACAACAAGACCATGTTTGGGACGGTAAAAATCTCGCCGGAAAACCAGCACTCGTTTATAGAAGAGCTGAAGAAGCGTTGCCCTGATTTGAAGATTGATGGCAGACTTTCTTAA
- a CDS encoding TIGR04104 family putative zinc finger protein, whose amino-acid sequence MPYCENCGTEWNWGDSLKIGFTNNRKCSNCGDRQYVVPDNRLRTYLLTMLPLIILITASNYFDFSTQLTIAIAAVFFIIMMGVLPYTVKLSNKQKPLW is encoded by the coding sequence ATGCCTTATTGCGAAAACTGTGGAACCGAGTGGAACTGGGGCGACTCGTTAAAGATCGGTTTCACAAACAATCGGAAATGCTCAAACTGCGGCGACCGGCAATATGTCGTGCCTGATAACAGACTAAGAACTTACCTATTGACCATGCTGCCTTTAATAATTCTTATTACGGCAAGCAACTACTTCGACTTCTCAACCCAACTTACGATCGCCATCGCCGCTGTCTTCTTCATCATCATGATGGGCGTTCTACCTTACACGGTTAAACTGTCGAACAAGCAAAAACCGCTATGGTGA
- a CDS encoding TIGR04104 family putative zinc finger protein: MPNCKNCGTKWSWGDAFKVSFLNKRICPKCEEMQYLKSHTNAKKFYAAGAFLFIVNIIRPYLDIPLNLFTLIFTLYVCALFIVLPYNTQLSNQPKTR; the protein is encoded by the coding sequence ATGCCGAATTGTAAGAACTGCGGAACCAAGTGGAGTTGGGGAGACGCATTTAAAGTTTCCTTTTTGAACAAACGGATATGTCCGAAATGCGAAGAGATGCAGTATCTAAAATCACATACCAATGCAAAAAAGTTTTATGCAGCCGGGGCCTTCCTATTCATTGTGAACATCATACGCCCTTATTTGGATATTCCACTCAATCTGTTCACTCTTATTTTCACCTTATACGTTTGCGCTCTTTTTATCGTCTTGCCGTATAACACCCAACTCTCCAATCAACCGAAAACCCGCTGA
- a CDS encoding TIGR04104 family putative zinc finger protein, which produces MKGKKECPNCQKRQYVSSRSTFWTTFLITMGFLMPMNVLRYYYEIGWPLIILAFVIYIPLVLMLTPFLYKLSNTGKRFGKTVE; this is translated from the coding sequence ATGAAGGGCAAGAAAGAATGTCCGAACTGCCAGAAACGACAATACGTCTCCAGCAGATCGACCTTCTGGACCACGTTTTTAATTACCATGGGTTTTCTTATGCCAATGAACGTGCTGCGGTATTATTACGAAATTGGATGGCCATTGATCATTCTCGCTTTTGTGATTTATATCCCACTTGTGCTAATGCTTACGCCTTTTCTCTACAAACTATCGAACACAGGCAAACGCTTCGGTAAAACGGTCGAATAG
- a CDS encoding N(5)-(carboxyethyl)ornithine synthase yields MGFVISRKNNEKRRAILPADLKQVAHPERLYFEQGYGEVLGLSDEDYRAMGVNIATRDEVLSCDAIVDVKLGFADYFDQLEEGKLLIGWAHAIQDVKFTDGAIAGKHTVVAWEELFEGGRYIFYRNREVAGEAAVLQAYQHCGKMPYETRVAILGNGHTAKGAMRILHGLGAEVDVYGRRAEALFREKMVDYDVLVNCIMWDTTRTDRIIYREDLKRLKKGAMIIDVSCDPELEIETSTPTTIDNPVYTVDGVIHYAVDNTPAMFPHTITKVLSTGFAPMLDELLEGHTSEMVQNAIVIEDGIIKDERITEFRQARGLTV; encoded by the coding sequence ATGGGATTTGTAATTAGCCGTAAAAATAACGAGAAGCGGCGGGCGATTTTGCCGGCAGATTTGAAGCAAGTGGCACATCCGGAGCGCTTGTATTTTGAGCAAGGCTACGGCGAGGTGCTCGGGTTGTCAGATGAGGATTATCGTGCGATGGGCGTGAACATTGCCACGCGTGATGAAGTCTTGTCTTGCGATGCGATTGTCGATGTGAAACTGGGCTTTGCGGATTATTTCGATCAATTGGAAGAAGGCAAGTTGTTGATCGGCTGGGCGCATGCGATCCAGGATGTTAAGTTCACCGACGGCGCAATTGCTGGCAAACATACGGTCGTTGCTTGGGAAGAGTTATTCGAAGGCGGGCGCTATATTTTCTATCGCAACCGTGAAGTGGCAGGCGAAGCAGCTGTGCTGCAGGCTTACCAGCATTGCGGCAAGATGCCGTACGAGACGCGAGTCGCGATTCTTGGAAACGGCCATACGGCCAAAGGCGCGATGCGCATCCTTCACGGACTGGGTGCAGAGGTGGACGTTTACGGCCGCCGCGCTGAAGCGTTGTTCCGCGAGAAGATGGTCGATTACGATGTGCTTGTCAACTGCATCATGTGGGACACGACGCGCACCGACCGCATCATCTACCGCGAGGACCTGAAGCGCTTGAAAAAAGGCGCGATGATCATTGATGTCAGCTGCGACCCGGAACTCGAGATCGAAACTTCGACGCCGACGACGATCGACAACCCGGTCTATACAGTAGACGGTGTCATTCATTATGCCGTCGACAACACGCCGGCGATGTTCCCGCATACAATTACGAAAGTGCTCAGCACCGGCTTTGCGCCAATGCTCGATGAGTTGCTCGAAGGCCATACGTCTGAAATGGTCCAAAATGCCATCGTCATCGAAGACGGCATCATCAAAGATGAGCGCATCACTGAATTCCGCCAAGCACGCGGATTGACTGTTTAA
- a CDS encoding REP-associated tyrosine transposase, whose translation MTRRREFNPDSYYHVIMRGNNRQPIFSTKEDMNELKRAFLYTHKRYPFTILAWCFMTNHYHILIKPKEDSLSKIMSMVNRRYSYSYSKRFNHVGRIYQRRFFAKEIASAHGLLVVSSYIHRNPIQTSTPLVTRLAHYPYSSFPYYWNEDLPAPPFLDRSFLSTLMPFPHEKTNASYCQYCLKYRQKVEEDMKTEELETPEM comes from the coding sequence ATGACAAGAAGACGCGAGTTCAACCCCGATTCCTATTACCATGTCATCATGCGCGGCAATAACCGGCAGCCCATTTTTAGCACAAAAGAAGATATGAACGAATTAAAACGCGCCTTTTTATACACCCACAAGCGCTATCCGTTCACCATTCTCGCTTGGTGCTTCATGACCAACCATTATCATATTTTGATTAAACCGAAAGAGGATTCGCTCAGCAAAATCATGAGCATGGTCAATCGCCGCTATAGCTACTCCTACAGCAAGCGCTTCAATCATGTCGGGCGCATCTACCAAAGGCGCTTTTTCGCCAAGGAAATCGCTTCCGCTCACGGCTTATTGGTCGTCAGCAGCTATATCCACCGCAACCCTATCCAGACTTCCACGCCCCTGGTCACGCGCCTCGCACACTATCCGTATAGCTCGTTTCCATATTATTGGAACGAGGATCTGCCAGCCCCTCCGTTTTTAGACCGTTCCTTTCTCTCCACGCTCATGCCATTTCCTCACGAAAAAACCAACGCTTCCTATTGCCAATATTGCTTGAAGTACCGACAGAAAGTGGAAGAAGACATGAAGACGGAAGAGCTTGAAACGCCGGAGATGTAG